The proteins below are encoded in one region of Cucurbita pepo subsp. pepo cultivar mu-cu-16 chromosome LG10, ASM280686v2, whole genome shotgun sequence:
- the LOC111803656 gene encoding glutaredoxin-C9-like yields MEMELANPYEVVRQLAECNAVVVFSISGCCMCTVVKRLLFGLGVGPTVVELDHLSHPSADDIQAVLHHLLPHQPHPIPAVFVGGKFLGGLDTLMSSHINGSLVPLLKQAGALWL; encoded by the coding sequence ATGGAAATGGAATTAGCGAACCCGTACGAGGTGGTCCGGCAGCTGGCGGAGTGCAATGCGGTGGTTGTTTTCAGCATCAGCGGTTGCTGCATGTGCACCGTCGTCAAGCGTCTCCTCTTCGGCCTCGGCGTCGGCCCCACCGTCGTCGAACTCGACCACCTCTCCCATCCTTCCGCCGACGACATTCAAGCCGtcctccaccacctcctccCTCACCAGCCCCACCCCATCCCCGCCGTGTTCGTCGGCGGCAAGTTCCTCGGCGGCCTCGACACCCTCATGTCTTCCCACATCAATGGCTCCCTCGTCCCGCTCCTGAAGCAAGCCGGCGCtctctggctctga
- the LOC111804535 gene encoding 50S ribosomal protein HLP, mitochondrial-like — MAAAFASKCSRVGRSLLGGLGKNLSGSLTASNATVCSSFISQQQRTFIQMRTVLKVVDNSGAKKVMCIQALKGKKGARLGDTIVASVKEAHPNGKVKKGKVVYGVVVRAAMQKGRCDGSEVKFDDNAVVLVDKQGQPIGTRVFGPVPHELRKKKHVKILTLAEHIA; from the exons ATGGCTGCTGCTTTTGCTTCGAAATGTTCCCGAG TCGGCCGTTCATTGTTGGGTGGACTCGGAAAAAATTTGTCTGGTTCATTGACCGCATCGAATGCGACAGTATGCAGCAGTTTCATCTCGCAG CAACAAAGAACTTTCATACAGATGAGAACTGTGCTAAAAGTAGTGGACAATTCAGGGGCAAAAAAGGTGATGTGCATACAAGCattgaagggaaagaaaggagcACGACTAGGAGACACTATAGTCGCATCAGTGAAGGAAGCACATCCTAATGGAAaagtaaagaaaggaaaggtTGTATATGGTGTAGTTGTGCGAGCGGCAATGCAAAAAGGTCGTTGTGATGGGAGTGAGGTCAAGTTTGATGATAATGCTGTTGTACTTGTGGATAAGCAAGGTCAACCTATTGGAACTAGAGTGTTTGGCCCAGTCCCTCACGAACTGAGGAAGAAAAAGCACGTAAAGATTCTTACTTTGGCCGAGCACATTGCCTGA
- the LOC111804374 gene encoding uncharacterized protein LOC111804374 → MNGLNWPSQCPNSKEPFPSKTINRSDHNPQFRHNKKQNQIPRFQIPLNGHNPISIMNLTTPTTAMDDPHKLQNLPSFKLSRYSSTVRDSDAGDDLRYTSLKDILLNSPSYSGVNEFNEFNLSNITIRNELVKRAASAYLQSAAILVGRNESCFVGFWERLRIKLAALRSRWCDCFPRFFGFFRFAF, encoded by the coding sequence ATGAATGGCCTCAATTGGCCGAGTCAATGTCCTAATTCCAAGGAACCTTTCCCCTCTAAAACCATAAACCGATCAGATCATAATCCACAATTCCGAcacaataaaaaacaaaatcaaattcccAGATTCCAAATCCCCTTGAATGGCCACAATCCCATTTCGATCATGAATCTAACAACACCAACAACAGCAATGGACGACCCTCATAAGCTTCAGAACCTACCCTCTTTCAAACTCTCCCGCTACTCCTCTACCGTCCGAGACTCCGACGCCGGCGATGACCTCCGCTACACCAGCTTGAAGGACATTCTTCTGAACTCCCCGTCCTACAGCGGCGTTAATGAGTTCAACGAGTTCAATTTGTCGAATATTACGATCCGAAACGAGCTCGTGAAAAGGGCCGCGTCGGCGTACCTTCAATCGGCGGCGATCTTGGTCGGCCGAAATGAGAGCTGTTTCGTGGGATTCTGGGAGAGGCTCAGGATCAAACTCGCCGCCCTCCGCTCCCGTTGGTGTGATTGCTTTCCCCGCTTTTTTGGCTTCTTTAGGTTCGCCTTTTAG
- the LOC111803941 gene encoding endoplasmic reticulum oxidoreductin-1-like has protein sequence MGPRCRWGLMMGGALVAVFLAVAMTSRTAPMISLFGRTNKPCRCGDDTPKYSGMVEGCCCDYETVDRLNEEVLYPSLQELVKTPFFRYFKVKLWCDCPFWPDDGMCRLRDCSVCECPDNEFPESFKKPRILSSEAFVCQEGKPQATVDRTLDRKAFKGWTEVDNPWTNDDETDDAEMTYVNLQLNPERYTGYTGPSARRIWDAVYSENCPKYPSEELCQEERILYKLISGLHSSISVHIAADYLIDESKNLWGQNLSLLYDRVLRYPDRVRNLYFTYLFVLRAVTKATEYLEHAEYDTGNVNEDLKTQSLMKQLLFNSKLQAACPLPFDEAKLWKGQKGPELKRQIQKQFRNISALMDCVGCEKCRLWGKLQVLGLGTALKILFSGDDHQEHSSLDLQRNEVIALMNLLNRLSESVKFVHEVGPSAETTMEGRIAAPVTESCPFHRMWASIFNS, from the exons ATGGGTCCGAGATGCAGATGGGGTTTGATGATGGGCGGTGCTCTTGTCGCCGTTTTTCTTGCGGTGGCTATGACTTCCCGGACCGCTCCTATGATTTCGCTCTTTGGTCGCACCAATAAGCCCTGTCGTTGTGGTGAT GATACTCCCAAGTACAGTGGTATGGTGGAGGGTTGTTGTTGTGATTATGAGACTGTTGATCGACTAAATGAGGAAGTTCTGTATCCGTCCCTTCAAGAGCTTGTTAAAACTCCATTCTTCCGCTATTTCAAG GTTAAGTTGTGGTGTGATTGTCCCTTTTGGCCTGACGATGGTATGTGCCGATTGCGAGATTGTAGTGTTTGTGAATGCCCAGATAATGAGTTCCCTGAATCTTTTAAAAAGCCCCGTATCCTTTCATCCGAGGCCTTTGTTTGTCAAGAGGGAAAGCCCCAAGCTACTGTGGATCGTACGCTAGATCGTAAAGCTTTCAAAGGGTGGACTGAAGTAGACAATCCCTGGACCAATGATGATGAGACTGATGATG CTGAGATGACATATGTAAACCTTCAACTGAACCCTGAACGCTACACCGGATACACTGGTCCATCTGCTAGAAGGATTTGGGATGCTGTCTATTCAGAAAACTGCCCAAAAT ATCCATCAGAAGAGTTATGCCAAGAGGAAAGAATATTATACAAATTGATATCTGGTCTACATTCCTCTATTTCGGTCCACATAGCTGCAGATTATCTGATTGATGAGTCTAAAAATTTG TGGGGTCAAAATCTTTCTTTGCTGTATGATCGTGTCCTGAGATATCCAGATCGTGTAAGAAACTTGTACTTCACGTATCTCTTCGTTCTCCGAGCTGTGACAAAA GCCACGGAGTATCTAGAGCATGCCGAATACGATACTGGTAACGTAAATGAAGACCTGAAGACACAATCCTTGATGAAACAGCTGCTTTTCAATTCTAAATTACAAGCTGCTTGCCCACTTCCATTTGATGAAGCCAAGTTATGGAAAGGTCAAAAAGGACCAGAATTGAAGCGGCAAATACAAAAACAATTCAGAAACATCAG CGCGCTGATGGATTGTGTCGGGTGTGAGAAATGTCGACTTTGGGGGAAGCTTCAGGTTCTTGGACTCGGTACTGCATTGAAGATCCTCTTCTCTGGTGATGATCATCAAGAACACTCGAGTCTGGAT TTGCAAAGGAATGAAGTAATTGCCCTCATGAACCTACTCAATCGGCTATCGGAATCAGTCAAATTCGTCCATGAAGTCGGTCCATCTGCTGAAACTACAATGGAAGGACGAATTGCTGCTCCCGTCACAGAAAGTTGTCCATTTCATAGAATGTGGGCATCCATATTCAATAGCTAG